A genomic window from Spiroplasma endosymbiont of Labia minor includes:
- a CDS encoding ABC transporter ATP-binding protein/permease has protein sequence MLKNKSDSTIIDNDQHKQNVATRLSADTLIRLTNIKKQYGKKVVLHDINLEIKEGDRIGVIGPNGGGKSTVSEIIAGIRKPTSGTVEKRNGLILGIQFQESKYPIGITVIDMIKYYLETFSIRMTDEELTELLRIYQLLGFKNKYVQSLSGGQQQRLNILLGLIHNPDIVILDEVSTGLDIEVRSQILDFIKERVVKTNKSLFLVTHMMSEIEELCNKFIYIHRGEIREAGNVEDIVKKYGSVHNYTWEKFNDEKKADLEAEYQVEKEKAALKNEKRSKHKNKFDRIISSGKNKNKNIPLISLLMKYYIKGVAVPFFVFIFPILMLFLMGNMFTSGALANDKETAIRNLHSLVGSYGAMAALGIGFFVIPSTIIEFKSSVLMKRIGATNIKPIFFLFSILAVGFLLIIVSLFWSLMWAGIMYGQKYGWAEVSAPKEIGQSIALFIPILALAMAFGLTFASIFKSSTTYNAVINVLYMPITFLSGGFSPKESIQSSTILNALSWINPFKYSIYPFVDAWNGNNGMGIPYSYNTTDVIYLMVSIVLLVVLIIVPSFKLRWQD, from the coding sequence TTGTTAAAAAATAAAAGCGATTCAACTATCATCGATAATGATCAACATAAACAAAATGTTGCAACTCGACTTAGCGCTGATACGTTAATTAGATTAACAAATATTAAAAAGCAATATGGTAAAAAAGTTGTTTTACATGATATTAATCTTGAAATAAAAGAAGGCGATCGTATTGGAGTTATCGGTCCAAACGGTGGTGGTAAATCAACTGTCAGTGAAATTATTGCTGGTATTAGAAAACCAACATCAGGAACTGTAGAAAAAAGAAACGGTTTAATTTTAGGAATTCAATTTCAAGAATCAAAATATCCAATTGGTATTACAGTAATTGATATGATTAAATATTATTTAGAAACTTTTTCAATAAGAATGACAGACGAAGAATTAACTGAATTGTTGAGAATTTATCAATTACTTGGTTTTAAAAATAAATATGTTCAAAGTTTATCTGGCGGACAACAACAACGTTTAAATATATTACTTGGTTTAATTCATAACCCAGATATTGTTATTTTAGATGAGGTTTCTACAGGTTTAGATATTGAAGTTAGAAGTCAAATTTTAGATTTCATAAAAGAAAGAGTTGTCAAAACAAATAAATCTTTATTCTTAGTTACTCATATGATGAGCGAAATAGAAGAATTATGTAATAAATTTATCTATATTCATCGTGGAGAAATTCGAGAAGCAGGTAATGTAGAGGATATAGTAAAAAAATATGGTTCTGTTCATAATTATACTTGAGAAAAATTTAATGATGAAAAAAAAGCAGATTTAGAAGCAGAATATCAAGTTGAAAAAGAAAAAGCTGCATTAAAAAATGAAAAACGTTCAAAACATAAAAATAAATTTGACAGAATAATTTCATCAGGAAAAAATAAAAATAAAAATATTCCTTTAATTAGTTTGTTAATGAAATATTATATTAAAGGTGTTGCTGTGCCATTCTTTGTATTTATCTTTCCAATTTTAATGTTATTTTTAATGGGAAATATGTTTACAAGTGGTGCACTTGCAAACGATAAAGAAACAGCAATTAGAAATTTACATTCACTTGTTGGTTCTTATGGCGCAATGGCTGCATTGGGAATAGGCTTCTTTGTGATTCCGTCAACAATAATTGAATTTAAATCATCAGTTTTAATGAAGAGAATTGGTGCTACAAATATTAAACCAATATTCTTTTTATTTTCAATTCTTGCAGTTGGTTTTCTATTAATTATAGTTTCTTTGTTTTGATCATTAATGTGAGCAGGAATTATGTATGGGCAAAAATATGGTTGAGCTGAAGTTTCAGCACCTAAAGAAATTGGACAATCAATTGCGTTGTTTATTCCAATTTTAGCCTTAGCAATGGCATTTGGTTTAACATTTGCTTCAATTTTCAAATCATCAACAACTTATAACGCTGTGATTAATGTATTATATATGCCAATTACATTTTTGAGTGGAGGTTTTTCACCAAAAGAAAGTATCCAAAGTAGTACAATTTTGAATGCGCTATCATGAATAAATCCATTTAAATATTCTATTTATCCATTTGTGGATGCTTGAAATGGAAATAATGGTATGGGTATTCCGTATTCATATAATACTACAGATGTAATTTATCTTATGGTATCAATTGTATTACTTGTAGTTTTAATTATTGTTCCATCATTTAAATTAAGATGACAAGATTAA
- a CDS encoding MBL fold metallo-hydrolase, translating into MIKVFKNIINNNKDYNSYLVYNENNEAILIDDSMIADEIIDWCTKNNIIITDILITHNHFDHIYELEKFVKKYNSIIHINFNDVEGLFDANINLSAIRNEINNWQLNREYIGNVKSFMFKNEMKINNFDIVICPMGGHTPGTTFYFFKNEKMIFVGDTLFRNGYGYRENIPRVNTESFDKSIEFIYANFDNTVKIYPGHNESGFTLEQAQDNLKAKALFEK; encoded by the coding sequence GTGATAAAAGTATTTAAAAATATTATTAACAACAACAAGGACTATAATTCATATTTAGTTTATAATGAAAATAATGAGGCAATTTTAATTGATGATTCAATGATTGCAGATGAAATAATAGATTGATGTACAAAAAACAATATAATAATTACTGACATTTTAATAACTCATAATCATTTTGATCATATTTATGAATTAGAAAAATTTGTCAAAAAATATAATTCAATTATTCATATTAATTTTAATGATGTAGAAGGATTGTTTGATGCAAATATAAATCTTAGTGCAATTCGAAATGAAATTAATAATTGACAATTAAATCGAGAATATATTGGTAATGTAAAATCATTTATGTTTAAAAATGAGATGAAAATTAATAATTTTGATATTGTAATTTGCCCAATGGGTGGGCATACACCAGGAACAACTTTTTATTTTTTTAAAAATGAAAAAATGATTTTTGTTGGTGATACTTTATTTAGAAATGGTTATGGCTATAGAGAAAACATTCCAAGAGTAAACACAGAATCATTTGATAAATCAATTGAATTTATTTATGCTAATTTTGATAACACTGTTAAGATATACCCCGGACATAATGAAAGTGGTTTTACATTAGAGCAAGCGCAAGATAATCTTAAAGCAAAAGCCTTATTTGAGAAATAA
- the pgsA gene encoding CDP-diacylglycerol--glycerol-3-phosphate 3-phosphatidyltransferase, protein MNLANRITILRLILLPIVIVLLLISGYGALNEWNIWTSEVSIGAYHLKIAWILAAIIFGIAAFTDFLDGWVARKYNQTTTFGKFADAVADKILNNSVIIIFAVMQILPIWMVLIGFIRDFTIDALRQILSSKNILMGAGPLGKWRTAIQMVGLFILFFINFHTFGGSWNQTGTYDEYGWINQLALIPMYLATLFAIISMFDYINKNKKVILGSLKSDEDVSISKENKKDND, encoded by the coding sequence ATGAATTTAGCAAATAGGATTACTATTTTAAGATTAATTTTACTTCCGATAGTAATAGTTTTACTATTAATTTCAGGTTATGGTGCTTTGAATGAGTGAAATATTTGAACGAGTGAAGTTTCAATTGGAGCATACCATTTAAAAATTGCTTGAATTTTAGCAGCAATTATATTTGGAATTGCTGCATTTACTGATTTTTTGGATGGTTGAGTTGCGAGAAAATATAATCAAACAACTACATTTGGTAAATTTGCTGATGCAGTTGCAGATAAAATTTTAAATAATTCAGTAATTATTATATTTGCAGTGATGCAAATATTACCAATTTGAATGGTATTAATAGGTTTTATTAGAGATTTCACAATAGATGCATTAAGACAAATTTTATCATCAAAAAATATACTAATGGGTGCTGGTCCTTTAGGAAAATGAAGAACAGCTATTCAAATGGTTGGACTATTTATTTTATTTTTTATTAACTTTCATACATTTGGTGGTTCTTGAAATCAAACGGGAACATATGATGAATATGGATGAATAAATCAATTAGCTTTAATTCCAATGTATTTGGCAACTTTGTTTGCAATCATTTCAATGTTTGATTATATAAATAAAAATAAAAAAGTGATTTTGGGGTCATTAAAATCTGATGAAGATGTAAGCATAAGTAAGGAGAATAAAAAAGATAATGATTAA
- the plsY gene encoding glycerol-3-phosphate 1-O-acyltransferase PlsY → MHYLGIIIASVFGYLIGSISFSIIIVFLKTKGDVRSQGSNNAGATNASRVIGKSWGLFISFLDAIKVVVTGFFAVGLSMINNNLFSDTSYFIPMLFAVIGHCFPIYYKFKGGKAVSTFIGLIVMCNWLNFFIFAFVWWTLIFIWRKVSLSSITATIVIIICAWIPWIYGTSTFDLTWLTYSQNAYSDGHVYFTWVNHLHSHQSVNFAPHYFDGYVTIAIVITLSSLLLIFKHRQNIERLINKTEKELSFKKHDQNITKNFTHENVTKKEPPTDNTENKRKEKPS, encoded by the coding sequence ATGCATTATTTAGGAATCATAATTGCATCAGTATTCGGGTATTTAATTGGTTCTATTTCTTTCTCAATTATCATTGTTTTTTTAAAAACTAAAGGAGATGTTAGATCTCAAGGTTCAAATAACGCTGGCGCAACCAATGCATCTAGAGTAATTGGAAAAAGCTGAGGTCTGTTTATTAGTTTTTTAGACGCAATAAAAGTTGTAGTCACTGGTTTTTTTGCAGTTGGCTTATCTATGATTAATAATAATTTATTTTCAGATACATCCTATTTTATTCCAATGTTATTTGCAGTTATTGGACATTGTTTTCCAATATACTATAAATTTAAAGGTGGTAAAGCAGTTTCTACATTTATTGGTTTGATTGTTATGTGTAATTGATTAAACTTTTTTATTTTTGCATTTGTTTGATGAACATTAATATTTATTTGAAGAAAAGTTTCATTATCTTCAATAACAGCTACTATTGTCATCATTATTTGTGCTTGAATTCCTTGAATTTACGGAACAAGTACATTTGATTTAACTTGATTAACATATAGTCAAAATGCATATAGCGATGGCCATGTTTATTTTACGTGAGTGAATCATTTGCATAGTCATCAAAGTGTTAATTTTGCACCACATTATTTTGATGGTTATGTAACAATTGCAATTGTAATTACTTTAAGTAGTTTATTATTAATTTTCAAACATAGACAAAATATAGAGAGATTAATAAATAAAACAGAAAAAGAATTATCATTTAAAAAACATGATCAAAATATTACTAAAAATTTTACACATGAAAATGTCACTAAAAAAGAACCACCAACAGATAATACCGAAAACAAACGAAAAGAAAAACCCAGCTAA
- a CDS encoding ABC transporter permease: MKINKFSNSRWLLIKQGFMSLFRYKIQFIVILLLSFITSILLTASVSTAERLNNNFDQYVNSHQKFDYTYSYQVHSANAENSSSTYFAPFMDVFPDYVKERADNLKVTRVKSSYNINLFGDDSVYHDIFNELVIDPQTFMDFFDSGEAGDALMHVEYNPITNEVIWNKPFSLRNPAGDGDETTFVKKLDDIVIKNINMDNSILKDSIFYKYVKKHNINLSDTSTKAWQYLNFISFSIGNFLRDRIYNYFNYFIKAAVESYYNSGQYFGENNDIAGFFTWFNNELKNLSGLPDNEKNSFKLQVWDGNASHSADPIVNYNPFIYQLISGRKFSTEANISHFVGQYATDLSTLNPTNVVANQEQVLTNESEIYQKGYRGQLNVIICGNINNPDWTKWQVSFLDELKAPLIFKSSFESFNQSSGNNFNNVSYDDFYNLHQMLAADLSGFNLEVRNELFSINHQTNSTFRVVLIQNNDAFFKTNINIIRGRMPVLANEIVISPQYARKNKLKPGDSIYVGNSTLIIAGIGTDVYSFVPAADKDNPIPNVNKSAIIYALPQAWGYILDNMNGLINSYSNVFLTDNKTLTDNLDIKVSKYQAYLMNKKTSVFAAIEQQRNFDVNIGGGDYSTVSPESFNTSNYRDNWTAYPTAIYGFTMLCYIGTAIVFVLTMVSCWIGVKKNIERNSSQIAIMKAIGASNWMISLSYITYGLIITIFIVPIGWLAGIFLQLPFSEAFNSFFSFAYNQIVFSWIPFIVSLFAFGFISIAISLLSAFSILRKPFIQIVSPGERWKDNKFVNMIKLKWMKNAKFSTRFKMQVFSSSFKRILLMSGVIFLSSLLMTFSLMIPSIISNISTSFYKGLNYKNEFGYQTPIYNSPLSKAQISSWQGPTALNDEYDSTGGYDFNDDGVGDGQYKKIEDYFASTQASTGFALMQFTDTNNSTGGNLTDILNGVDWTVDRVAADPASTASYIADSFGNNFYSGVGSAFSIGNITGMINWLSRTNYLTSDVERSNISKIVNNGISKGVCSILSTILGIQSSTDPNQTWLDCTSRAILTQMPPYVSNYAMQSVNRQSQFAFGWNYMLLQDKLESLSTSFSTNINNTISSTIGMQNAKSIINPIGTTDSMFISQQTANQLQHVMNSYEQESQVNDSSIKDYYDETTNTLTVPVVANEQATAQYKVYIGDTLNYDVRPLIQQSAFKTNNGYQPLLKQFWVYNDKDYATSNQKDLNYVANENYLKDGNESQTEFKYLLNPFELQNNRFTYQNIFNDDSEGQDVKSDTYAFANSYFDNNVSKYKVTVRPYYSYEDLYLYLPNDNNWLDLSTYETPDGLTHNKKNQYVEEITDASQVPASVKKGKYQNVNSWLKIKPYSLHYTDAYDENDGSLANLLDKHISWLNSQSLTNSGALITAQNVNNDANKFDTFKNLKIKYKVVATAEIYGTPTFYTSNLFANLISGYDISKANQFNINPNTVTDANGEILIDSAVKNAINEDATKTSTFYYNDINNAPLNWFTNKYSSADEAFDLTTYYADSQPIKLGNYLITAPSNFGGHGTIVASQNLLSEKQGLINRITAVFISMSIVVITIIVVCAVLLILMITNLFVNQYERFMTLMKVEGYTKWSIANSTVNIFTPFVFISWGLGSLITWIIIKVTQSILFTKMNIALPLNMGWWTFLISFILTTMVFFASFILLFSRMGKNMTATLLREDE; the protein is encoded by the coding sequence ATGAAAATCAACAAATTCTCAAATTCAAGATGACTTTTAATTAAACAAGGCTTCATGTCATTGTTTAGATATAAAATTCAATTTATAGTTATCTTATTACTTTCATTTATAACTTCAATTTTATTAACAGCATCTGTTAGTACAGCAGAAAGATTAAACAATAATTTTGATCAATATGTAAATTCACACCAAAAATTTGATTATACATATTCATATCAAGTTCATTCTGCAAATGCAGAAAACAGTTCATCAACATATTTTGCACCATTTATGGATGTATTTCCAGATTATGTAAAAGAAAGGGCGGATAACTTAAAGGTTACGCGTGTTAAATCATCGTATAACATCAATCTATTTGGTGATGATAGTGTATATCATGATATTTTTAATGAATTAGTGATAGATCCACAAACATTTATGGATTTTTTTGATTCAGGTGAAGCTGGTGATGCTTTAATGCATGTGGAATATAATCCAATTACAAATGAAGTGATTTGAAATAAACCATTTTCGTTGCGAAATCCAGCTGGTGATGGAGATGAAACAACTTTTGTAAAAAAATTAGATGATATTGTAATTAAAAATATCAATATGGATAATTCTATTTTAAAAGATAGCATATTTTATAAATATGTTAAAAAACATAATATTAATTTGTCTGATACTTCAACAAAAGCATGACAATATTTAAATTTTATTTCTTTTTCTATTGGTAATTTTTTGCGAGACAGAATTTATAATTATTTTAATTATTTTATAAAAGCTGCTGTTGAATCATATTATAATAGTGGTCAATATTTTGGTGAAAATAATGATATTGCTGGTTTTTTTACTTGATTTAATAATGAATTGAAAAATTTAAGTGGTTTACCAGATAATGAAAAAAATTCATTTAAATTACAGGTTTGAGATGGAAATGCATCTCACAGTGCTGATCCAATAGTTAATTATAACCCGTTTATTTATCAATTAATTTCTGGGAGAAAATTTTCAACAGAAGCAAATATTTCACATTTTGTTGGTCAATATGCAACTGATTTATCAACACTTAATCCAACTAATGTAGTTGCAAATCAAGAACAAGTTTTGACAAATGAATCTGAAATATATCAAAAAGGCTATCGTGGACAATTAAATGTAATTATCTGTGGAAATATAAATAATCCTGATTGAACAAAATGACAAGTATCTTTTTTAGATGAATTAAAAGCACCTTTAATTTTTAAATCTTCTTTTGAAAGTTTTAATCAATCGTCTGGTAATAATTTTAATAATGTGTCTTATGATGATTTTTATAATCTACATCAAATGCTAGCTGCAGATTTATCAGGTTTTAATTTGGAAGTTAGAAATGAATTGTTTTCTATAAATCATCAAACAAATTCAACATTTAGAGTAGTTTTAATTCAAAATAATGATGCATTTTTCAAAACAAATATAAATATAATTCGTGGTAGAATGCCTGTACTTGCAAATGAAATTGTGATTTCACCGCAATATGCCAGAAAAAATAAATTGAAGCCAGGGGATAGCATTTATGTTGGTAATTCTACTTTAATTATTGCTGGTATTGGAACAGATGTGTATAGTTTTGTTCCAGCAGCTGATAAAGATAATCCAATTCCTAATGTTAATAAATCGGCAATTATTTATGCTCTTCCACAAGCGTGAGGTTATATTTTAGATAATATGAATGGTTTAATTAACAGTTATTCGAATGTTTTTTTAACAGATAATAAAACATTAACAGATAATTTAGACATTAAAGTAAGTAAATATCAAGCTTATTTAATGAATAAAAAAACTTCTGTTTTTGCTGCAATAGAACAACAAAGAAATTTTGATGTAAATATTGGTGGTGGAGATTATTCAACAGTTTCACCAGAATCATTTAATACATCAAATTATCGTGATAATTGAACTGCTTATCCAACAGCTATTTATGGTTTCACTATGTTGTGTTATATTGGAACTGCAATAGTCTTTGTTTTGACGATGGTTTCTTGTTGAATTGGTGTTAAAAAAAATATTGAACGTAATTCATCACAAATAGCTATTATGAAAGCTATTGGTGCATCAAATTGAATGATTTCACTTTCATACATTACGTATGGACTAATAATAACTATCTTCATTGTCCCAATTGGTTGATTGGCAGGAATTTTCTTACAATTGCCCTTTAGTGAAGCTTTTAACTCTTTTTTTTCTTTTGCATATAATCAAATTGTTTTTTCTTGAATTCCATTTATTGTTTCTTTATTTGCATTTGGTTTTATTTCAATTGCTATTTCTTTATTATCGGCGTTTTCAATTTTGAGAAAACCATTCATTCAAATAGTTTCACCTGGTGAAAGATGAAAAGATAATAAATTTGTTAATATGATTAAATTAAAATGAATGAAAAATGCTAAATTTTCTACTCGTTTTAAAATGCAAGTTTTTTCATCATCATTTAAACGTATCTTATTAATGTCTGGTGTTATTTTCTTATCAAGTTTATTAATGACTTTTTCATTAATGATTCCATCAATTATTTCAAATATTTCAACTTCATTTTATAAAGGCTTAAATTACAAAAATGAATTCGGATATCAAACGCCAATATATAATTCACCATTATCAAAAGCACAAATTTCATCATGACAAGGACCAACAGCTTTAAATGATGAATATGATTCAACAGGTGGTTACGATTTTAATGATGATGGTGTTGGTGATGGTCAATATAAAAAAATTGAAGACTATTTTGCATCAACACAAGCTTCAACTGGATTTGCTTTAATGCAATTTACAGATACAAATAATTCTACAGGTGGAAATTTAACAGATATTTTGAATGGGGTTGATTGAACAGTTGATCGTGTGGCTGCAGACCCAGCAAGTACAGCATCATATATTGCAGATTCTTTTGGTAATAACTTTTATTCTGGTGTTGGTTCTGCATTTTCAATTGGAAATATTACCGGAATGATTAATTGATTATCTAGAACAAACTATTTAACATCTGATGTTGAAAGAAGCAATATTTCAAAAATAGTAAATAACGGTATTTCAAAAGGTGTTTGTTCAATTTTAAGTACTATTTTAGGTATTCAATCTTCAACAGATCCAAATCAAACTTGATTGGATTGTACTTCTAGAGCTATTTTGACACAAATGCCACCATATGTATCAAATTACGCAATGCAATCTGTTAACCGCCAATCGCAATTTGCTTTTGGTTGAAATTACATGTTATTGCAAGATAAATTAGAATCGTTGTCAACGTCATTTTCGACGAATATCAATAATACAATTAGTTCAACAATTGGTATGCAAAATGCCAAATCAATTATTAATCCAATTGGTACTACAGATTCAATGTTTATTTCACAACAAACTGCAAACCAATTGCAACATGTAATGAATTCATATGAACAAGAATCACAAGTTAATGATTCATCAATTAAAGATTATTATGATGAAACAACAAATACTTTAACTGTTCCGGTTGTTGCAAATGAACAAGCTACTGCACAATACAAAGTTTATATTGGTGATACTTTAAATTATGATGTAAGACCACTGATTCAACAATCGGCTTTTAAAACCAATAATGGTTATCAACCTTTATTGAAACAATTCTGAGTTTATAATGATAAAGATTATGCAACATCAAATCAAAAAGATTTAAATTATGTTGCAAATGAAAATTATTTAAAAGATGGTAATGAAAGTCAAACAGAATTTAAATATTTATTAAATCCTTTTGAATTGCAAAATAATAGATTTACGTATCAAAATATTTTCAATGATGATTCAGAAGGGCAAGATGTTAAATCAGACACATATGCTTTTGCAAATTCTTATTTTGATAATAATGTAAGTAAATATAAAGTAACTGTTAGACCTTATTATTCATATGAAGACTTATATTTATATTTACCAAATGATAATAATTGGCTTGATTTGTCAACTTATGAAACACCAGATGGTTTAACTCATAACAAAAAAAATCAATATGTAGAAGAAATTACAGATGCAAGTCAAGTACCAGCATCTGTAAAAAAAGGTAAATATCAAAATGTTAATAGTTGATTAAAAATTAAACCATATTCATTGCATTATACCGATGCTTATGATGAAAATGATGGATCACTTGCAAACCTATTAGATAAACATATATCGTGATTAAATTCGCAATCATTAACCAATTCGGGTGCTTTAATCACAGCACAAAATGTTAATAATGATGCAAACAAATTTGATACTTTTAAAAATTTAAAAATCAAATACAAAGTAGTTGCAACGGCCGAAATATATGGAACACCAACATTTTATACTTCAAATTTATTTGCAAATTTGATTTCCGGTTATGATATTTCAAAAGCAAATCAATTTAATATAAATCCAAATACAGTTACAGATGCAAATGGCGAAATATTAATTGACAGTGCTGTAAAAAATGCTATTAATGAAGATGCAACTAAAACATCAACCTTTTATTATAATGATATTAATAATGCTCCGCTTAATTGATTTACAAATAAATATTCTAGTGCAGATGAGGCATTTGATTTAACAACATACTATGCTGATTCTCAGCCAATTAAATTGGGTAATTATTTAATTACAGCGCCTTCAAATTTTGGTGGTCATGGAACTATAGTTGCTTCACAAAATTTATTATCTGAAAAACAAGGTTTAATAAATAGAATTACTGCGGTATTTATTTCTATGTCAATTGTTGTGATTACAATAATTGTTGTTTGTGCAGTATTGTTAATATTAATGATTACTAATTTATTTGTAAATCAATATGAGCGTTTTATGACTTTAATGAAAGTTGAAGGTTATACAAAATGATCAATTGCAAATTCAACGGTAAATATTTTTACACCATTTGTGTTTATTTCATGAGGATTAGGCTCTTTGATAACGTGAATAATTATTAAGGTTACGCAATCAATTTTATTCACGAAAATGAATATAGCATTACCATTAAATATGGGTTGATGAACATTTTTAATTTCATTTATTTTGACAACTATGGTTTTCTTTGCTTCATTTATTTTACTATTTTCTCGTATGGGCAAAAATATGACAGCTACATTATTACGAGAAGATGAATAA
- a CDS encoding YneF family protein gives MIEWWIGLIIGLVCLIVGGVAGFFITRMIVRKQLRDNPPITENQIRAMYRSMGRKPSEADIKRTMNAVKRGN, from the coding sequence ATGATAGAGTGATGAATAGGTTTAATTATAGGCTTAGTATGTTTGATTGTTGGGGGAGTTGCTGGATTCTTTATAACAAGAATGATAGTTAGAAAACAACTTCGTGACAATCCACCAATAACAGAAAATCAAATAAGAGCAATGTATCGTTCAATGGGAAGAAAACCATCTGAAGCTGATATTAAAAGAACTATGAATGCAGTAAAAAGAGGTAATTAA